From one Veillonellales bacterium genomic stretch:
- a CDS encoding ShlB/FhaC/HecB family hemolysin secretion/activation protein, producing the protein MKSNILKILALILCSIGFYVNFAQAEPVMTDKGKLNQGDEQQQLQRDRQISEERMKRQKQKDVLLPSEKSGQDDSLPQEEPAFLVTKIIITGTDASRFKWLQKQADHYNNRRIGQKGLDLINKRLGNLLLDRGYITTRTVIPEQDISKGVLYIQIVSGKIGNIRFAPAIKRADWESAFPVKPGDLLNLRDLEQGLEQLQRVPSQNVDFQLVPGEIPGFTDIVIQIKRTRPDQFFLSIDNAGNSATGKLQDSFLYNIDNLIGKNDLFSINFSQDSTENSPQKAIYDNALSWSFPNGYWTYSLRYYANRYRQTVAYADNKFLYSGKARTWSAEAERLIQRTQNSKTSLSLTLIKNRSRNYIDDSEIIIQRRATTALELALTNRKYVKQNIWDYQLAYRRGVPWFGAQDDSGREQTSRYNLWTAEINWQKPTSVWGMAGRYTMTLRGQYTQSRLYASDGFSIGNRYTVRGFDGDETLIGEKGFYLRNEIAVPLKTRNQEIYTAVDYGAVSGKGLGNAPDQILLGGVLGVRGSVSHLNFDVFVGWPLKKPASMKTENSTWGFQCNWRL; encoded by the coding sequence ATGAAATCAAATATATTAAAAATTTTAGCCTTAATTTTGTGTTCGATCGGTTTCTACGTCAATTTTGCCCAGGCCGAACCGGTAATGACGGACAAGGGGAAACTAAACCAGGGCGATGAACAGCAACAACTTCAGCGGGACCGGCAAATTTCGGAAGAAAGAATGAAACGGCAAAAACAAAAAGATGTTTTGCTACCGTCGGAAAAATCAGGACAAGACGACAGTCTTCCCCAAGAGGAACCCGCTTTTTTGGTAACAAAAATAATTATTACAGGTACGGATGCTTCCCGGTTTAAGTGGCTCCAAAAACAGGCGGATCACTATAATAATCGGAGGATAGGCCAGAAAGGGCTGGATTTAATTAATAAGAGGTTAGGAAACTTGCTGCTTGATAGAGGTTACATCACAACCAGAACAGTTATTCCGGAACAAGATATATCTAAGGGAGTTCTATATATACAAATTGTGAGCGGGAAAATTGGAAACATTCGGTTTGCTCCAGCCATAAAACGGGCCGATTGGGAAAGTGCTTTTCCGGTAAAGCCGGGGGATTTACTTAATCTGCGGGATTTAGAGCAGGGACTGGAGCAGTTGCAAAGAGTACCTTCCCAAAATGTGGATTTTCAGCTGGTACCGGGGGAGATACCGGGGTTTACCGATATAGTTATTCAGATTAAACGAACGCGACCGGATCAATTTTTTTTGTCAATAGATAATGCCGGTAATAGCGCTACCGGTAAGTTGCAAGATTCATTTTTATATAATATAGACAATCTTATTGGAAAGAATGACCTTTTTTCAATTAATTTTAGTCAGGACTCGACTGAAAACAGTCCGCAAAAGGCCATTTACGACAATGCCTTAAGTTGGTCCTTTCCCAATGGATACTGGACATACAGCTTAAGATATTATGCCAACCGTTATCGGCAAACAGTCGCTTATGCGGATAATAAATTTCTTTATTCCGGAAAGGCCAGAACCTGGTCGGCTGAGGCTGAACGGTTAATCCAACGGACCCAGAATAGTAAGACCAGTTTATCTCTGACGTTAATAAAGAACCGTAGCCGTAACTACATCGATGATAGCGAAATTATAATTCAAAGAAGGGCCACGACCGCTTTAGAACTGGCCTTAACCAATAGGAAATATGTAAAACAGAATATTTGGGACTACCAACTTGCCTATCGCCGGGGCGTTCCCTGGTTTGGGGCGCAGGATGACAGCGGGAGGGAACAAACCAGCAGATATAATTTATGGACGGCCGAAATTAACTGGCAAAAACCGACCTCGGTGTGGGGCATGGCAGGCCGATATACCATGACCTTACGCGGACAATATACGCAAAGCCGTTTATATGCCAGTGATGGTTTTAGTATTGGTAATCGATATACGGTCCGGGGGTTTGATGGCGATGAAACCCTTATCGGCGAAAAAGGTTTTTATTTGCGCAATGAAATCGCCGTGCCTTTAAAAACCCGTAATCAGGAAATTTATACCGCGGTGGATTATGGAGCCGTCAGCGGAAAAGGCCTTGGTAATGCGCCTGATCAAATATTACTTGGCGGAGTACTGGGGGTTCGCGGCAGTGTAAGTCATCTGAATTTTGATGTGTTTGTAGGCTGGCCGTTGAAAAAACCGGCTTCTATGAAAACTGAAAATTCAACATGGGGTTTTCAGTGCAATTGGCGACTGTAA